A stretch of Corallococcus exiguus DNA encodes these proteins:
- a CDS encoding MYXO-CTERM sorting domain-containing protein gives MMRGTQRSVFLLGLLALATTAQAQGGYQFLDHWVLNNSQDPFPYYVDARNNQPAGNDISLVEDAVKKSFQAWQDVDCAWPAFTYKGRSTIVPIPDVNDRLDGFSVAAIWVTDPLSTQYKDVLNETSVSVAVPLSHGGNVYQCDIFLNAVRYKFTSFTPTPAGFMDIQTAVMREVGHCLGLGSTYEYPDSVMYFAQETGVQRRTLSSYDRGAFCQRYPQTGAVGSPCDTTACSAGLTCVTTQSTTSGNSMKICSKACPSGAPGACPDPYQCRASTLIAGSQFACLPEAIGTGTKVGNPCASASSCGAADSRCLTDADKTPAFPAWKDGYCTESCVANADCPTGSTCASVGSVGKRCLKNCRPGKGDCRDGYTCNTLPNGGGDVCVADCSTNNDCGSNYACRSCDHACVQQLTGTRSVGDPCLQDSECGFNQQCLKLNGNPQGVCAEPCSVAACTCGPGSTCRSAGTGEDRFCFRDCGTGTCSSPLQCVPFQEGTACIAPCRTNQDCPNGLYCGNGGQCYDPYVKTDGGTCTLCSDGGTPPPPPLDGGTGGTNNDPGGCGCQSGPSSAAFLVGLGVLLLATRRRRNV, from the coding sequence ATGATGCGTGGGACGCAGCGGAGTGTCTTCCTCCTTGGACTGCTGGCGCTGGCCACGACGGCGCAGGCCCAGGGGGGCTACCAGTTCCTGGATCACTGGGTGCTCAACAACAGCCAGGACCCGTTCCCGTACTACGTGGACGCGCGCAACAACCAGCCGGCGGGCAATGACATCTCGCTGGTGGAAGACGCGGTGAAGAAGTCCTTCCAGGCCTGGCAGGACGTGGACTGCGCGTGGCCCGCCTTCACGTACAAGGGCCGCTCCACCATCGTCCCCATCCCGGACGTGAACGACCGGCTGGACGGCTTCAGCGTCGCCGCCATCTGGGTCACCGACCCGCTCAGCACCCAGTACAAGGACGTCCTCAACGAGACGAGCGTGTCCGTCGCGGTGCCGCTGAGCCACGGCGGCAACGTCTACCAGTGCGACATCTTCCTCAACGCCGTGCGCTACAAGTTCACCTCGTTCACCCCCACGCCCGCGGGCTTCATGGACATCCAGACGGCGGTGATGCGCGAGGTGGGCCACTGCCTGGGCCTGGGCAGCACGTATGAGTACCCGGACTCGGTGATGTACTTCGCGCAGGAGACGGGCGTGCAGCGGCGCACCCTGTCGTCCTATGACCGGGGCGCGTTCTGCCAGCGCTACCCGCAGACGGGAGCGGTGGGCTCGCCCTGTGACACCACCGCGTGCTCCGCGGGGCTCACCTGTGTCACGACCCAGTCCACCACCAGCGGCAACTCGATGAAGATCTGCTCCAAGGCGTGCCCGTCCGGTGCGCCCGGAGCCTGCCCGGACCCCTACCAGTGCCGCGCGTCCACGCTCATCGCCGGCTCGCAGTTCGCCTGTCTGCCGGAGGCGATTGGCACGGGCACCAAGGTGGGCAACCCCTGCGCCAGCGCCTCTTCGTGCGGCGCGGCGGATTCGCGCTGCCTCACGGACGCGGACAAGACCCCCGCCTTCCCGGCCTGGAAGGACGGCTACTGCACGGAGTCCTGCGTCGCCAACGCGGACTGCCCCACCGGCTCCACGTGCGCATCCGTGGGCTCCGTGGGCAAGCGCTGTCTGAAGAACTGCCGCCCGGGAAAGGGTGACTGTCGCGACGGCTATACCTGCAACACGCTGCCCAACGGCGGGGGCGACGTGTGCGTCGCCGACTGCTCCACCAACAACGACTGTGGCTCCAACTACGCCTGCCGCTCGTGCGACCACGCCTGCGTGCAGCAGCTGACGGGCACGCGCAGCGTCGGCGACCCGTGCCTCCAGGATTCGGAGTGCGGCTTCAACCAGCAGTGCCTGAAGCTCAACGGCAACCCGCAGGGCGTGTGCGCGGAGCCGTGCTCGGTGGCCGCTTGCACGTGCGGCCCCGGCAGCACCTGCCGCTCGGCGGGCACTGGCGAGGACCGCTTCTGCTTCCGCGACTGCGGCACGGGCACCTGCTCCTCGCCGCTCCAGTGCGTGCCGTTCCAGGAGGGGACCGCCTGCATCGCCCCCTGCCGCACCAACCAGGACTGCCCCAACGGCCTGTACTGCGGCAATGGCGGCCAGTGCTACGACCCGTACGTGAAGACGGACGGCGGCACCTGTACCCTGTGCAGTGACGGTGGCACGCCGCCGCCCCCTCCGTTGGACGGCGGCACGGGCGGAACGAACAACGACCCCGGCGGTTGCGGCTGCCAGAGCGGCCCGTCCTCCGCGGCATTCCTCGTGGGGCTCGGGGTGTTGCTCCTGGCCACCCGCAGAAGGAGGAACGTGTGA
- a CDS encoding GspE/PulE family protein codes for MTQAVPPGSSGPSRGATDFTLGFLLEALVAQRLLTPQQAQEVLAREPAARARVIKAQAGTGKDAARYDVSPVELVAAFQIPAPGGRGVLDEDRVTEAAARAAGLAYRKLDPLKMDMALATRTVSRPYAQKHVLLPLERTEQGRLRVAVANPFDRELFESFHRLTGEPVEPVLSAKTDILRSIADIYGFKKTLAQAADDFSGANAQIANFEQLVSLSGTQELEASDRPVVQAVDYLLRYAFDNRASDIHIEPKRATAVVRLRIDGVLHPVYTLPAQVHPPIVSRVKMLSRIDISEKRRPQDGRIKTERDGREVELRVSTLPTAFGEKVVIRIFDPETLVQDIAQLGFDPDEKGHFESWIDQPHGLILVTGPTGSGKTTTLYSALKAVAGPDVNVTTIEDPIEMVWDTFNQVQVQPKVGLDFAGALRHILRQDPDVIMVGEIRDAETAENAIQAALTGHLVLSTLHTNDALGAVARMKDLGVPAFLLAQSLLGVMAQRLLRRVCVHCAEDAVLTPDELLALDAPLPLLPGGVKLSKGAGCVRCRGTGFSGRTGVFEIVSTNREVRELIAREAPYEHLVQAARRGGMRTLREAAVRKLAQGLTAFDEVVRMTSAF; via the coding sequence GTGACCCAGGCGGTTCCCCCCGGAAGCAGCGGCCCCTCGCGCGGCGCCACGGATTTCACCCTCGGCTTCCTCCTGGAGGCCCTGGTCGCCCAGCGCCTGCTGACACCACAGCAGGCGCAGGAGGTGCTGGCGCGAGAGCCCGCCGCGCGCGCCCGCGTCATCAAGGCGCAGGCCGGAACGGGCAAGGACGCGGCACGCTATGACGTGTCGCCCGTGGAGCTGGTCGCGGCCTTCCAGATTCCGGCACCGGGGGGGCGGGGCGTGCTGGACGAGGACCGCGTCACGGAGGCCGCCGCGCGCGCCGCGGGGCTGGCCTACCGGAAGCTGGATCCGCTGAAGATGGACATGGCGCTGGCCACCCGCACGGTGTCCCGTCCCTACGCGCAGAAGCACGTGCTGCTGCCCCTGGAGCGCACCGAACAGGGGCGGCTGCGCGTGGCGGTGGCCAACCCCTTCGACCGCGAGCTCTTCGAGTCCTTCCACCGGCTCACCGGCGAGCCGGTGGAGCCCGTGCTGTCCGCGAAGACGGACATCCTCCGCTCCATCGCGGACATCTACGGCTTCAAGAAGACGCTGGCCCAGGCCGCGGACGACTTCAGTGGCGCGAACGCGCAGATCGCCAACTTCGAGCAACTGGTGTCGCTCAGCGGCACGCAGGAGCTGGAGGCGTCCGACCGGCCGGTGGTGCAGGCCGTGGACTACCTGCTGCGCTACGCGTTCGACAATCGCGCGTCGGATATCCACATCGAACCGAAGCGGGCCACCGCCGTGGTGCGCCTGCGCATCGACGGTGTGCTGCACCCCGTCTACACGCTGCCCGCGCAGGTGCACCCGCCCATCGTGTCGCGCGTGAAGATGCTGTCGCGCATCGACATCTCAGAGAAGCGCCGCCCCCAGGACGGCCGCATCAAGACGGAGCGCGACGGCCGCGAGGTGGAGCTCCGCGTCTCCACGCTGCCCACCGCGTTCGGCGAGAAGGTGGTCATCCGTATCTTCGACCCGGAGACGCTGGTGCAGGACATCGCCCAGCTGGGCTTCGATCCGGACGAGAAGGGCCACTTCGAGTCGTGGATTGATCAACCCCACGGCCTCATCCTGGTGACGGGCCCCACGGGCAGCGGCAAGACGACGACGCTCTACTCCGCGCTCAAGGCGGTGGCGGGGCCGGACGTCAACGTCACCACGATTGAAGACCCCATCGAAATGGTGTGGGACACCTTCAATCAGGTGCAGGTGCAGCCCAAGGTGGGCCTGGATTTCGCGGGGGCGCTGCGCCACATCCTGCGCCAGGACCCGGACGTCATCATGGTGGGCGAAATCCGCGACGCGGAGACGGCGGAGAACGCGATTCAAGCCGCGCTCACCGGCCACCTGGTGCTCTCCACGCTGCACACCAACGACGCGCTGGGCGCGGTGGCGCGCATGAAGGACCTGGGCGTGCCGGCCTTCCTCCTCGCGCAGAGCCTGCTGGGGGTCATGGCCCAGCGCCTCCTGCGCCGCGTCTGCGTGCACTGCGCGGAGGATGCGGTGCTCACGCCGGACGAACTGCTGGCACTCGATGCGCCGCTGCCGCTGTTGCCCGGCGGCGTGAAGCTGTCCAAGGGCGCGGGGTGCGTGCGCTGCCGCGGCACAGGCTTCTCCGGCCGCACCGGCGTCTTCGAAATCGTCTCCACGAACCGGGAGGTGCGTGAGCTCATCGCCCGCGAGGCGCCCTACGAGCACCTGGTACAGGCGGCGCGCCGCGGTGGCATGCGCACGCTGCGCGAGGCCGCCGTGCGCAAGCTGGCGCAGGGCCTCACCGCCTTCGACGAGGTGGTGCGGATGACGTCCGCCTTCTAG